The Prevotella melaninogenica ATCC 25845 genome includes a window with the following:
- a CDS encoding dihydrofolate reductase, with amino-acid sequence MEINIIAAVAANRAIGYQNDMVYFIREDLKRFKQLTTGHTVIMGRKTFHSLPKGALPNRRNIVLSRTETDFPGCDVYSSLVEALKHIGAEEKAFIIGGASLYKEALAIADHLYLTEIAATPPQADVFFPEYNDGTWVVESREERPAADDNPAYAFVNYVRK; translated from the coding sequence ATGGAAATAAATATCATTGCTGCAGTAGCAGCCAATCGTGCCATTGGTTATCAGAATGATATGGTCTATTTCATTAGAGAAGACCTTAAGCGTTTTAAGCAACTAACAACAGGACATACTGTTATCATGGGGCGTAAGACCTTCCATTCATTACCAAAAGGTGCTCTGCCTAATCGTAGAAACATTGTACTCAGTAGAACGGAAACAGACTTTCCTGGTTGCGATGTTTATTCTTCACTTGTAGAAGCGCTTAAACATATTGGGGCAGAAGAAAAGGCATTTATCATTGGTGGAGCCAGTCTTTATAAAGAGGCGCTTGCTATAGCAGACCATCTCTACCTTACAGAGATAGCTGCTACTCCTCCACAAGCAGATGTTTTCTTCCCAGAATATAATGATGGAACATGGGTTGTAGAATCACGTGAGGAACGTCCTGCTGCTGACGATAATCCTGCATACGCATTTGTAAACTATGTGAGGAAATAA
- a CDS encoding methyltransferase RsmF C-terminal domain-like protein: protein MIKDKSRQCQAAQSPCSLDPNGQEVRTIEEVEERLPLAFTDYTRSLFGDNLYHTFLKGLGETAPVSIRLNSFKLAETTHKVNPELNPHPIPWCKEGYWLDTRPNFTFDPLLHAGAYYVQEASSMFLSHVLQHLVKQPVMALDLCAAPGGKTTCARTSLPAGSFLFSNEPIGKRAQILAENVQKFGHEGVAVTNNYPRDYKKTKLGFDVIIADVPCSGEGMFRKDPQSIEEWSLQNVENCWQLQRSIIADIWDNLKPGGILIYSTCTFNAHEDEENIAWILNEYDAELLSVPTEEAWNITGSLIDNPLKDGREFPVYRFIPGKTRGEGIFMAIIRKHGENKTFINKTTIDVDKAITEARKRLRILSHGVKDGMQKGKNVIPDHTLALSFSTDKSAYPNVEVDYQTAIAYLRHEAIVLSSDAPRGIVLLTYKGYPIGFAKNLGNRANNLYPQEWRIKSTHIPDEPLVLL from the coding sequence AGCACAATCTCCTTGTTCTTTAGACCCAAATGGGCAAGAAGTAAGGACTATAGAAGAAGTTGAAGAAAGACTTCCTCTTGCCTTTACTGATTATACTCGTAGTCTTTTTGGTGATAACCTTTATCATACATTCCTAAAAGGATTGGGAGAAACAGCACCGGTGAGTATACGTCTTAATTCCTTTAAGTTGGCAGAAACGACTCATAAAGTTAATCCAGAATTGAATCCTCATCCTATTCCTTGGTGTAAGGAAGGCTATTGGTTGGATACAAGACCTAACTTTACGTTTGACCCACTACTTCATGCTGGGGCTTATTATGTGCAAGAAGCATCATCTATGTTTCTATCTCATGTGTTACAACACTTGGTAAAACAGCCTGTTATGGCACTCGATCTCTGTGCTGCACCAGGTGGTAAAACAACTTGCGCACGTACGTCCTTACCTGCAGGTTCCTTTCTTTTCTCTAACGAACCGATTGGAAAACGTGCACAAATATTAGCAGAGAACGTTCAAAAGTTTGGTCATGAGGGTGTCGCTGTTACGAACAATTACCCTCGTGATTACAAAAAAACAAAGCTTGGTTTTGATGTTATTATAGCCGATGTACCCTGCTCTGGTGAAGGAATGTTTCGTAAAGATCCACAATCAATAGAGGAATGGAGTCTACAGAATGTAGAGAACTGTTGGCAACTTCAGCGTAGTATTATTGCTGATATATGGGACAACTTAAAGCCTGGAGGTATTCTTATTTATTCAACTTGTACCTTTAATGCACATGAAGATGAAGAGAATATTGCGTGGATTCTCAACGAATATGATGCTGAGCTCCTCTCTGTGCCTACAGAAGAGGCATGGAATATAACAGGTTCACTCATTGATAACCCACTTAAAGACGGTCGGGAATTTCCAGTTTATCGCTTTATTCCTGGTAAGACCCGTGGAGAAGGTATCTTTATGGCTATCATTCGTAAGCATGGAGAGAACAAGACGTTTATCAATAAGACAACTATTGATGTTGATAAAGCAATCACAGAAGCTCGTAAACGTCTTCGTATTCTCTCGCATGGAGTAAAAGATGGAATGCAAAAAGGGAAGAATGTTATCCCTGACCATACGTTAGCACTCTCCTTTTCAACTGATAAATCGGCCTATCCTAATGTAGAGGTTGATTATCAAACAGCTATCGCTTATCTTCGTCATGAGGCTATTGTACTATCTTCTGATGCTCCACGTGGTATCGTTCTGCTTACTTATAAAGGCTATCCGATAGGCTTTGCAAAGAACCTCGGAAACCGTGCGAACAATCTTTATCCACAAGAATGGCGCATAAAGAGTACACATATACCAGACGAGCCTTTGGTTCTTTTATAA
- a CDS encoding thymidylate synthase, translated as MQQYLNLLNRILTEGTQKGDRTGTGTLSIFGHQMRFDLRDGFPLLTTKKLHLKSIIYELLWFLRGDTNVRYLQEHGVRIWNEWADENGELGPVYGHQWRSWPDYKGGTIDQIKNVVEMIKHNPNSRRMLVTAWNPAEVEDMALPPCHCLFQFYVADGRLSLQLYQRSADSFLGVPFNIASYALLLQMIAQVTGLEAGEFIHTTGDTHLYLNHLEQAKLQLTREPRPLPKMKINPDVKDIFDFKYEDFELIGYDPLPHIPGVVAV; from the coding sequence ATGCAACAATATTTAAACCTCCTCAATCGCATCCTCACAGAAGGAACACAGAAAGGTGATAGAACCGGAACAGGAACTTTATCCATTTTTGGTCATCAAATGCGCTTTGACTTGCGCGATGGCTTTCCACTGTTGACAACTAAAAAGCTTCATCTGAAGAGTATTATTTATGAATTACTTTGGTTCTTACGTGGTGATACGAATGTGCGCTACCTACAAGAACATGGTGTAAGGATTTGGAATGAGTGGGCTGATGAGAACGGTGAGCTTGGTCCAGTCTATGGTCATCAGTGGCGTTCATGGCCTGATTACAAGGGAGGTACAATCGATCAAATTAAGAATGTGGTGGAGATGATTAAGCATAATCCTAACTCACGTCGTATGTTGGTCACAGCATGGAACCCTGCTGAGGTGGAAGATATGGCTCTCCCACCCTGCCACTGTCTCTTCCAATTCTATGTTGCAGATGGTAGATTATCGCTCCAACTCTATCAGCGTTCGGCAGATAGTTTCCTCGGTGTCCCTTTTAACATTGCATCATATGCTCTCCTTTTGCAAATGATTGCACAGGTTACGGGACTTGAAGCAGGTGAATTTATCCATACTACAGGTGACACACATCTCTATCTAAACCATCTTGAACAGGCTAAACTCCAGCTTACTCGTGAGCCACGTCCACTGCCAAAGATGAAGATTAATCCTGATGTAAAGGATATCTTTGATTTTAAGTATGAAGATTTTGAACTGATTGGTTACGATCCGTTGCCACACATTCCGGGAGTAGTTGCAGTGTAA